One Acidobacteriota bacterium genomic window carries:
- a CDS encoding HAD family hydrolase has product MGNPAGRQRRSRMKPAVFLDRDGTLNEDVGYLERVDRFELYPWALDAIRLMRRAGYAVVIVTNQVGIARGMQDEAIVETVRELIDSRLRAIGEQLDGHYYCPHDPNAPVEAYRCVCHCRKPKPGMIEQAARDLDLDVARSVVIGDKWGEVRLARNVGARAILVRTGYGRTQEQMPRPDLEADAVVDTLMDATSWLLRHPA; this is encoded by the coding sequence ATGGGCAATCCGGCGGGCCGGCAACGGAGGTCACGAATGAAACCGGCGGTTTTTCTCGATCGGGACGGCACGTTGAACGAAGATGTCGGTTACCTGGAACGGGTCGACCGCTTCGAGCTGTACCCCTGGGCGCTCGACGCCATCCGCCTGATGCGGCGCGCCGGCTACGCGGTCGTCATCGTGACCAACCAGGTCGGCATCGCGCGCGGCATGCAGGACGAGGCGATCGTCGAAACCGTGCGCGAGCTGATCGACAGCCGGCTGCGCGCGATCGGCGAGCAGCTCGACGGCCACTACTACTGCCCGCACGACCCGAACGCGCCGGTCGAGGCCTACCGGTGCGTGTGTCATTGCCGCAAGCCGAAGCCGGGAATGATCGAGCAGGCGGCGCGCGACCTGGATCTCGACGTCGCGCGCTCCGTGGTCATCGGCGACAAGTGGGGAGAGGTTCGGCTGGCCCGCAATGTCGGCGCGCGCGCCATCCTCGTCCGCACCGGCTACGGCCGCACCCAGGAGCAGATGCCGCGACCCGACCTCGAGGCGGACGCCGTCGTCGACACGCTGATGGACGCCACGAGCTGGCTCCTTCGCCACCCAGCATGA
- a CDS encoding addiction module toxin, HicA family: protein MARLPVISGDQFLKVVAQVGFELDRTEGSHMILVGPTGRRLTVPKHRELGRGLLRALIRDAGLSREEFVNLLRPRAH, encoded by the coding sequence TTGGCACGGCTGCCTGTTATCTCGGGAGACCAGTTCCTCAAGGTGGTTGCCCAGGTCGGTTTCGAACTCGACCGCACGGAAGGCAGCCACATGATTCTGGTCGGACCGACCGGCCGGAGGCTCACCGTTCCAAAGCATCGGGAGTTGGGGCGAGGACTCCTGAGGGCCTTGATTCGCGACGCAGGGCTGAGTCGAGAGGAATTCGTCAACCTTCTGCGCCCAAGGGCTCATTGA
- the pdxA gene encoding 4-hydroxythreonine-4-phosphate dehydrogenase PdxA: MADGAPARVPVGAPASRPASPDAPPASGPSPRVAITTGDPAGIGPEIASLVEADPAIRALCTPVLYGPDAAEARRRFSPGAVSAEAGRTAYDSVVAAVRDARAGRVDAIGTAPINKAAWAAAGLRWRGHTDLLAHLTDARDVRMMFHADRLNVVLATVHVPLAEVPALLTPERIDTTIRLAHAELPRFGVARPRLALAGLNPHAGEGGLIGDEEQRTLAPAVERCRASGIDVTGPIPGDAVFRRAVDGEFDAVIACYHDQGLIPIKLIAFGEAVNVTLGLPIVRTSVDHGTGFDIAGKGMADPSGLLAAVRLAVNLVNTSAGAPASA; encoded by the coding sequence GTGGCTGACGGTGCGCCGGCTCGCGTCCCAGTTGGTGCGCCGGCCTCCAGGCCGGCATCTCCGGATGCTCCGCCGGCCTCGGGGCCGTCACCCCGCGTCGCCATCACGACCGGCGACCCCGCCGGCATCGGACCGGAAATCGCGAGCCTGGTGGAGGCCGATCCGGCGATCCGCGCCCTCTGCACTCCCGTGCTGTACGGCCCGGACGCCGCGGAGGCCCGCCGGCGGTTCAGCCCCGGCGCCGTGTCTGCCGAAGCGGGCCGCACCGCCTACGACTCGGTCGTGGCCGCCGTGCGCGACGCGCGGGCGGGCCGGGTCGACGCCATCGGCACCGCCCCCATCAACAAGGCGGCCTGGGCCGCGGCCGGCCTGAGATGGCGCGGCCACACCGACCTGCTCGCCCATCTCACCGACGCCCGCGACGTCCGCATGATGTTTCACGCCGACCGGCTGAACGTCGTGCTCGCCACCGTGCACGTGCCGCTCGCCGAGGTTCCCGCGCTTCTCACCCCGGAGCGCATCGATACGACGATCCGCCTGGCCCACGCGGAGCTTCCGCGATTCGGCGTCGCGCGCCCGCGCCTCGCCCTCGCCGGACTCAACCCGCACGCGGGCGAGGGCGGCCTGATCGGCGACGAGGAGCAGCGGACGCTTGCTCCGGCCGTCGAACGCTGCCGCGCCTCCGGCATCGACGTCACCGGCCCGATCCCCGGCGACGCGGTCTTTCGCCGCGCCGTCGACGGTGAGTTCGACGCCGTGATCGCCTGCTACCACGATCAGGGACTCATCCCGATCAAGCTGATCGCGTTCGGCGAAGCGGTGAACGTCACCCTCGGCCTCCCGATCGTCCGCACCTCGGTCGACCACGGCACCGGCTTCGACATCGCCGGGAAGGGAATGGCCGACCCGTCGGGCCTGCTCGCCGCCGTGCGGCTTGCCGTCAATCTCGTCAACACCTCCGCAGGCGCCCCTGCGTCGGCGTAA
- a CDS encoding DNA polymerase III subunit: MAETVPFRDIAGHRGVTTRIARAVARDTFPPSVLLSGPEGVGKRLAAVAIAEAVNCLEPRTGDGDFAVDACGVCAVCRRIGRGIFPDVVVVEPPDSASGAITVDQIREVVGQAVYRPFEARRRIVVIDDADAMAPQAQNALLKTLEEPPESSQFILVAERPGLLLDTVRSRCPQLRFGLLTVPVIVDLLTSRHGIESRLARASAASAGGSVGRALRSASGELAASRDLAIRLLESVASARDVPGRLEGAKAFTAGSGSRRAPTADRAEVRRRLRLLATLLRDAEVAAAEADAPLANADLGDRVATLSTTYGGKRGLRAFRAVNEAIDALDRNVSPKTVADWVACRL; this comes from the coding sequence ATTGCGGAAACCGTGCCCTTCCGCGACATCGCTGGTCATCGGGGGGTTACCACCCGCATTGCGCGTGCCGTCGCCCGCGACACGTTCCCGCCCAGCGTCCTGCTGAGCGGCCCCGAAGGGGTCGGGAAGCGCCTAGCCGCCGTGGCCATCGCCGAGGCGGTGAACTGCCTCGAGCCCCGCACCGGGGACGGCGACTTCGCCGTCGACGCCTGCGGCGTCTGTGCGGTCTGCCGCCGGATCGGCCGCGGCATCTTTCCCGACGTGGTCGTCGTGGAACCGCCCGACAGCGCGTCGGGCGCCATCACCGTCGATCAGATCCGCGAGGTGGTGGGGCAGGCGGTCTATCGGCCCTTCGAGGCGCGCCGCCGGATCGTCGTGATCGACGACGCGGACGCGATGGCGCCGCAGGCCCAGAACGCGCTGCTCAAGACCCTGGAGGAGCCCCCCGAGTCGTCGCAGTTCATCCTGGTCGCCGAGCGTCCCGGCCTGCTCCTCGATACGGTCCGGTCGCGCTGCCCGCAGTTGCGCTTCGGGTTGCTGACCGTGCCCGTGATTGTCGATCTCCTGACGTCGCGGCACGGAATCGAGTCGCGCCTGGCCCGCGCGTCGGCCGCGTCGGCCGGCGGGAGCGTCGGGCGCGCCCTCCGCTCGGCGTCGGGCGAGCTGGCCGCGTCGCGCGACCTGGCGATCCGCCTGTTGGAGTCCGTCGCCTCGGCCCGTGACGTCCCCGGACGGCTGGAGGGCGCCAAGGCGTTCACGGCCGGATCGGGATCCAGACGGGCTCCGACCGCCGACCGCGCCGAAGTGCGCCGCCGCCTCCGCCTGCTTGCCACGCTCCTGCGTGACGCGGAGGTCGCGGCGGCCGAGGCCGACGCGCCGCTCGCCAACGCCGATCTCGGCGACCGCGTCGCCACCTTGTCGACGACCTACGGCGGCAAGCGCGGCCTGCGCGCCTTCCGAGCCGTGAACGAAGCGATAGACGCCCTGGACCGCAACGTCAGCCCGAAGACCGTGGCCGATTGGGTGGCGTGCCGCTTGTGA
- a CDS encoding type II toxin-antitoxin system VapC family toxin codes for MTLLLDTCAFLYLVADDPRLPLRARTACRAPSNTVYLSALSALEITIKYRLGRLPLPEPPESFVSSRRVRLQIEPLPFDERDAAHDSLLPPLHRDPFDRGLISQAILRGLTIVTPDSAIARYPAPVLWL; via the coding sequence ATGACGCTCCTGCTCGATACCTGCGCGTTCCTGTATCTGGTGGCCGACGACCCGCGGCTGCCGTTGCGTGCCCGCACGGCGTGCCGCGCTCCGTCGAACACCGTGTACCTCAGCGCGCTCTCGGCCTTGGAGATCACGATCAAGTACCGCCTTGGTCGGTTGCCGCTGCCGGAGCCGCCCGAGTCGTTCGTCAGCAGTCGCCGGGTGCGCTTGCAGATCGAACCGCTGCCATTCGACGAACGGGATGCCGCGCACGACAGCCTGCTGCCGCCGCTGCATCGGGATCCCTTCGACCGGGGCCTGATCTCGCAGGCGATCCTGCGCGGCCTGACGATCGTGACACCGGATTCGGCGATCGCCCGTTACCCAGCTCCCGTTCTCTGGCTGTAG
- a CDS encoding type II toxin-antitoxin system HicB family antitoxin, translated as MRLLVVFEADEDGWVVASCPTLPGCHSQGRTKVEALDNVREAVRGYVASMREHGAGRPESSDFQVIEVQA; from the coding sequence TTGCGGCTGCTGGTCGTGTTCGAGGCAGACGAAGACGGCTGGGTTGTGGCGAGTTGTCCTACGCTACCAGGCTGCCATAGTCAGGGGCGGACGAAGGTCGAAGCACTCGACAACGTCCGAGAGGCCGTCCGGGGGTACGTGGCGAGCATGCGCGAGCATGGTGCCGGACGGCCCGAGTCGTCGGACTTTCAGGTGATCGAGGTGCAGGCCTAA
- the rfbD gene encoding dTDP-4-dehydrorhamnose reductase, with translation MKVVVTGAAGRLGPALVRIAAAAYGEKAVVALPRAALDVADEAAVRETIGRLRPDAILNAAAYTDVDGAEDNAETALAVNAFGVRAIKKAAVEVGANLVHYSTDFVFDGTKGEPYVETDDPNPAAVYAASKLLGEWFAEGPNSYVLRVESLFGGAHGGTIDRMADAFLAGREVHAFTDRVVSPSYVEDVAAATIALLGRMPAPGLYHCASTGHATWMEVAGELARQLNVTVPDIRPTTLEEMALKAPRPKYCALDSEKLAATGIAMPTWQDAVARYARSRL, from the coding sequence ATGAAGGTGGTCGTTACCGGAGCGGCGGGCCGGCTGGGTCCGGCCCTCGTGCGGATCGCCGCCGCCGCCTACGGCGAAAAGGCGGTCGTCGCGCTGCCGCGCGCCGCGCTCGACGTCGCCGACGAGGCCGCCGTGCGCGAGACCATCGGGAGGCTCCGGCCCGACGCCATCCTCAACGCCGCCGCCTACACCGATGTCGACGGCGCCGAGGACAATGCGGAGACGGCGTTGGCGGTGAACGCGTTCGGCGTCCGGGCGATCAAGAAGGCCGCGGTCGAGGTGGGTGCGAACCTCGTCCACTACAGCACCGACTTCGTCTTCGACGGCACGAAGGGCGAGCCCTACGTCGAGACCGACGACCCCAACCCGGCGGCCGTCTATGCCGCGTCCAAGCTGCTCGGCGAGTGGTTCGCGGAGGGTCCGAACAGCTACGTGCTCCGCGTCGAGAGTCTCTTCGGCGGCGCCCACGGCGGCACCATCGACCGGATGGCCGACGCGTTCCTTGCCGGCCGCGAGGTCCACGCCTTCACCGACCGCGTCGTCTCGCCCAGCTACGTCGAGGATGTCGCCGCCGCCACCATCGCCCTGCTCGGAAGAATGCCGGCGCCCGGCCTCTACCACTGCGCCTCGACCGGCCACGCCACGTGGATGGAGGTCGCCGGGGAACTCGCGCGGCAGCTCAACGTCACAGTGCCCGACATCCGGCCCACCACGCTGGAAGAGATGGCGCTCAAGGCGCCCCGCCCCAAGTACTGCGCGCTCGACTCGGAGAAGCTCGCCGCGACCGGCATCGCCATGCCGACCTGGCAGGATGCCGTCGCGCGCTACGCACGGTCTCGCCTCTAG
- the smpB gene encoding SsrA-binding protein SmpB, translating to MATATVAPAAGERLIADNRKARHDYHISDVYEAGIVLLGTEVKAIREGRVNLRDSYGRIEAGEIFLHGLHVSPYSHRGYSEHEPLRRRKLLLTKREIHKLTGKAVERGFTLVPVRMYFKRGLVKVALGVAKGKKAHDKRETIRRRQIDRETRAALKERSR from the coding sequence ATGGCGACTGCAACGGTGGCGCCCGCCGCGGGCGAACGGCTTATCGCCGACAACCGCAAGGCGCGACACGATTACCATATTTCGGATGTCTACGAGGCGGGCATCGTCCTGCTCGGCACCGAGGTGAAGGCGATCCGCGAGGGGCGCGTCAACCTGCGCGACAGCTACGGACGGATCGAGGCGGGGGAGATCTTCCTGCACGGCCTGCACGTCAGTCCCTACAGCCATCGCGGCTACAGCGAGCACGAGCCGTTGCGCCGCCGCAAGCTGCTGCTGACCAAGCGGGAGATCCACAAGCTGACCGGCAAGGCGGTGGAGCGCGGCTTCACGCTGGTTCCGGTCCGCATGTACTTCAAGCGCGGCCTGGTGAAGGTGGCGCTCGGCGTCGCCAAGGGCAAGAAGGCGCACGACAAGCGCGAAACCATCCGCCGCCGCCAGATCGATCGCGAGACGCGGGCGGCCCTCAAGGAGCGTTCGCGATGA
- a CDS encoding NAD(P)/FAD-dependent oxidoreductase, giving the protein MESATIDVAIIGGGAVGLAAACAVAKRGHGACVLESLPRFGLEASTHNSGVIHAGLYYPAGSLKAELCVEGRERLYAFCAEEGVPAERCGKLVVAADASEAPRLEALAERARRNGVEDVELVDREFVRRREPQVEAVAALWSPSTGIIEAEALVRALARVAGQRDVALLPGSGVEESASDDDAITIRTPREAIRARAVVNAAGLYADEVSARLGGEPFTIYPVRGDYAELVPSARSLVRHLVYPLPFPSGHGLGVHLTRTTWGSVTLGPTARYQARKDDYESDREGLETFHEAARRMLPALRLDQLRPGGSGIRARGAPADHAFSDFRIHRDAKVPRLVHAAAIDSPGLTACLAIAERVADLIDDVLRS; this is encoded by the coding sequence ATGGAAAGCGCAACCATCGACGTGGCGATCATCGGCGGCGGCGCCGTCGGTCTGGCCGCTGCCTGCGCGGTGGCCAAACGGGGTCACGGCGCCTGCGTCCTGGAGAGCCTTCCGCGCTTCGGCCTCGAGGCAAGCACGCACAACAGCGGCGTTATTCACGCCGGCCTCTACTACCCCGCCGGGTCGCTGAAGGCGGAGTTGTGCGTCGAGGGACGCGAGCGGTTGTACGCGTTCTGCGCCGAGGAAGGCGTGCCGGCAGAGCGGTGCGGCAAGCTGGTGGTGGCGGCCGACGCATCGGAGGCGCCGCGGCTGGAGGCGCTGGCGGAGCGGGCGCGCAGGAACGGCGTGGAGGACGTCGAATTGGTCGACCGGGAGTTCGTGCGGCGGCGCGAGCCGCAGGTCGAGGCGGTGGCGGCGCTCTGGTCACCGTCCACCGGGATCATCGAGGCGGAGGCGCTGGTGCGCGCGCTGGCGCGCGTCGCCGGGCAGCGCGATGTCGCGCTGCTGCCCGGGTCCGGCGTGGAGGAGTCGGCGTCCGACGATGACGCGATCACGATCCGGACTCCGCGCGAGGCGATTCGCGCGCGAGCCGTCGTGAACGCGGCCGGCCTGTACGCCGACGAGGTATCGGCGCGGCTGGGCGGCGAGCCGTTCACGATCTACCCGGTGCGGGGCGACTACGCGGAACTGGTCCCGTCGGCGCGGTCGCTCGTGCGCCACCTGGTCTACCCGCTGCCGTTCCCGAGCGGGCACGGCCTCGGCGTGCATCTGACCCGCACCACCTGGGGAAGCGTCACGCTCGGGCCGACCGCTCGTTACCAGGCGCGGAAGGACGACTACGAATCGGATCGGGAGGGCCTTGAGACGTTCCACGAGGCGGCGCGGCGGATGCTCCCGGCGCTCCGGCTGGATCAACTCCGACCGGGTGGCAGCGGCATCCGGGCGCGTGGCGCGCCGGCCGATCATGCCTTCTCCGACTTCCGGATCCACCGCGACGCCAAGGTCCCGAGGCTGGTGCACGCCGCCGCTATCGACTCGCCGGGGCTCACGGCGTGCCTTGCCATCGCGGAGCGGGTGGCCGATCTTATCGACGACGTCCTGCGGTCGTAG
- a CDS encoding type II toxin-antitoxin system prevent-host-death family antitoxin, translating to MIRVNIADAKARLSLYLDRVERGETIVLCRRNVPVAEIRRLPVSLTESRPIGTDPDLVVPDSFFEPLPEDLLQAFEGRGPDAWSEESGPAAGEALEQESVQRLKAFFELKRRPSYASQPSTLQEVITSLQSPHSVDQAALVVAAEKLLMAGEGRNAAR from the coding sequence ATGATTCGAGTGAATATCGCTGACGCCAAGGCGCGTCTTTCCCTGTACCTTGACCGTGTCGAACGCGGAGAGACCATCGTCCTTTGCCGGCGCAACGTTCCGGTCGCGGAAATACGACGGCTTCCGGTGTCGCTCACGGAATCTCGCCCTATTGGAACTGATCCCGACCTGGTGGTTCCTGACAGTTTCTTCGAGCCGCTTCCGGAGGATCTACTGCAGGCCTTCGAGGGACGCGGTCCCGACGCGTGGAGCGAGGAATCCGGCCCGGCTGCGGGCGAGGCATTGGAGCAGGAGTCGGTCCAACGGTTGAAGGCGTTCTTCGAGTTGAAACGCCGTCCTTCGTACGCCTCGCAACCGTCAACCTTGCAAGAAGTGATCACGAGCCTTCAGTCGCCGCACTCCGTAGACCAGGCGGCGCTGGTCGTTGCAGCCGAGAAGCTCCTGATGGCCGGCGAGGGGAGAAATGCCGCTCGATGA
- a CDS encoding stage 0 sporulation family protein, whose protein sequence is MADETPQADQTPRDTPPRATPPFVSVKFEPVGRVHRFLLEGVAFEPPLQAGDDVVGTHAAPVAYAPGVRTIPQLPQLSAPPGSAAAPRAAAGGGDRVIRRATESDITARFRHQHRERTAHQFCALKIREHRLPMKLVRTELQVDEPHLTFYFTSDSRVDFRDLIRALATEFHCRIEMRQIGVRDEAKLLGGYGVCGRPLCCTTWLPRFEPISIKMAKQQSLNLNPSRLSGVCGRLKCCLRYELPNAAGEQYAGCAHESSCSRAAGGCGGGGGCGSSGGGCGNCSGGCGSG, encoded by the coding sequence ATGGCCGACGAGACACCGCAGGCTGACCAGACGCCGCGCGACACGCCGCCGCGCGCGACGCCGCCGTTCGTCAGCGTCAAGTTCGAGCCGGTGGGCCGCGTGCATCGCTTCCTGCTCGAAGGCGTGGCTTTCGAGCCGCCGCTCCAGGCCGGCGACGACGTGGTGGGTACGCACGCCGCCCCGGTAGCCTATGCCCCCGGGGTGCGCACCATCCCGCAGTTGCCGCAACTTTCGGCGCCCCCCGGCTCCGCCGCCGCCCCCCGCGCCGCCGCCGGGGGCGGCGACCGGGTGATCCGCCGCGCCACCGAGAGCGACATCACGGCCCGCTTCCGGCATCAGCACCGGGAGCGCACCGCGCACCAGTTCTGTGCCCTCAAGATCCGGGAGCACCGCCTGCCGATGAAGCTGGTCCGGACCGAGCTGCAGGTGGACGAGCCGCACCTGACGTTCTATTTCACCTCCGACAGCCGCGTCGACTTCCGCGACCTGATCCGCGCCCTCGCCACCGAGTTCCATTGCCGAATCGAGATGCGCCAGATCGGCGTGCGCGACGAGGCGAAGCTGTTGGGCGGCTACGGAGTCTGCGGCCGGCCGCTCTGCTGCACCACGTGGCTGCCCCGCTTCGAGCCCATCTCGATCAAGATGGCGAAGCAGCAGAGCCTCAACCTCAATCCGTCTCGCCTCTCGGGCGTCTGCGGCCGCCTCAAGTGCTGCCTCCGCTACGAGCTGCCGAACGCGGCCGGCGAGCAGTACGCCGGTTGCGCCCACGAGAGCTCCTGTTCGCGGGCCGCGGGCGGTTGCGGTGGCGGTGGCGGATGCGGGTCGTCCGGCGGCGGATGCGGCAATTGCAGTGGCGGTTGCGGCAGTGGCTGA